A portion of the Anoxybacillus gonensis genome contains these proteins:
- the dnaE gene encoding DNA polymerase III subunit alpha, with protein sequence MSFIHLQVRSGYSLLSSTVKIEELVMRARELQFSAVALTDENVLYGVIPFYKACQAHGIKPIIGMIATVFDEHGHTDQLVLLAKNNDGYRQLVHIATAIQLNDGKGIFLFDLSRYTSELIGMTSGVHGRVEQHLLNGEIAQAETLVHTYAKLFQSGDFYINVQRHGLQEQEDLLPLLFEHSKRWNMPLVATNDVRYMYKEDALAFECLLAMKHGKKMADPNRPRFLTNEYHFKSADEMISLFSMYREAVEETVRIAQRCHVTFEAKKWFMPRYPVPSGKTADEYLQTWCWEQFTKRFPDQPEAYVARLQYELQIIQQMNFSDYFLIVADFMRFARERGILTGPGRGSAAGSLVAYILGITQVDPLQYGLLFERFLNPARLSLPDIDIDFPDHRREEVIRYIEQTYGKDHVAQIITFGTFGTRSAIREVGRVFEVDEQEMEQTLATGRLDRTRPWHSVVQRIEGLPKHTSIHAAGIVISPCPLTDIVPLQAGQTTTYVTQYAMDALEQIGLLKFDLLALKNLTMVEQMIHSVEQRTGHRLRFENMPLDDEQTYALFSQGDTFGVFQLESEGMKRVLRELQPTTFEDIVAVNALFRPGPMEQIPTYISRKHGREPIVYMHDDLQSILQSTYGVIVYQEQIMKIAEQMARFSLAEADLLRRAISKKDVGQMEKEKQRFIEGCMQNGYAAHMANELYELIVRFAGYGFNRSHAVAYSYIAYMLAYIKAHYPLDFYAVLLTNVIGQKEKMMQCVHELRKKRIRLLPPSIGRSEGHFTVDGNDIRFGLLAIKQVSSAFVKQIIRERQRQPFSDFFDFVSRLRIEPSQRKIVEALIFSGCFDEFRVERATLYASIDVALEHAEFLTSDFGVRPKYVHAEPLSLSDQLKYEKQWLNVYVSPHPVESFAHFYSMWGAKRMYEWEIEKANVGKVIAYVEEVTKKRTKKGEEMAFVTICDDSDEWYAIAFPAVYSRFHSLLQQGSVLYMEGKIEQRSNGWHLIVQQARKPVCVYMKIDEQHASPVVLQQLKEVLIAHRGYAPVILYYEAERKKVQLSHEYAVSPHDECIHQLTALLGDGNVVVK encoded by the coding sequence TTGTCGTTTATCCATCTACAAGTGCGAAGTGGTTATAGCTTATTAAGTAGCACGGTGAAAATTGAGGAGCTCGTTATGCGGGCGCGTGAACTTCAATTTTCAGCAGTTGCGTTAACGGATGAAAACGTCTTGTATGGGGTAATTCCGTTTTATAAGGCGTGTCAAGCGCACGGAATCAAACCGATTATCGGTATGATTGCGACAGTATTTGATGAGCACGGGCATACAGATCAACTGGTGCTGTTGGCGAAAAATAACGACGGGTATCGTCAACTTGTCCATATTGCTACAGCCATTCAATTAAATGACGGAAAGGGTATCTTTTTATTTGACTTATCCCGCTACACGAGCGAATTAATCGGTATGACAAGCGGAGTACATGGGCGAGTGGAACAGCATTTGCTGAACGGAGAAATTGCTCAAGCAGAAACGCTTGTGCACACGTACGCGAAGCTATTTCAAAGCGGCGATTTTTATATAAATGTGCAGCGACATGGCTTACAAGAACAAGAAGATTTATTGCCGCTACTTTTTGAACATAGTAAACGATGGAACATGCCGCTCGTGGCGACAAACGATGTACGCTACATGTATAAAGAAGATGCTCTTGCTTTTGAATGTTTACTTGCGATGAAACACGGAAAGAAAATGGCTGACCCGAACCGTCCACGCTTTTTAACGAATGAATACCATTTCAAAAGTGCTGACGAAATGATCTCATTATTTTCAATGTATCGTGAAGCCGTTGAGGAGACGGTGCGCATTGCCCAGCGATGTCATGTGACGTTTGAGGCTAAAAAATGGTTTATGCCGCGCTATCCTGTTCCTTCGGGCAAAACGGCTGACGAATATTTGCAAACGTGGTGTTGGGAGCAATTCACGAAACGTTTTCCTGATCAGCCTGAAGCATATGTCGCTCGGTTACAATATGAACTGCAAATTATTCAGCAGATGAATTTTAGTGACTATTTTTTAATTGTTGCTGATTTCATGCGTTTTGCGCGTGAACGAGGAATATTGACAGGACCGGGACGTGGATCAGCTGCAGGTTCGCTCGTTGCTTACATACTCGGAATTACACAAGTGGACCCGTTACAATACGGGCTTTTGTTTGAACGTTTTTTAAACCCAGCTCGTCTGTCACTTCCAGATATTGATATTGATTTTCCCGATCATCGTCGCGAAGAAGTGATTCGTTATATTGAACAAACATATGGAAAAGATCATGTTGCGCAAATTATTACGTTTGGGACATTTGGAACACGCTCAGCCATTCGTGAAGTCGGTCGTGTGTTTGAAGTAGATGAACAAGAAATGGAGCAAACGTTAGCTACGGGACGATTGGATCGTACACGTCCATGGCATAGCGTCGTACAACGGATTGAAGGCTTGCCAAAGCATACATCTATTCATGCGGCTGGTATAGTCATTAGTCCATGCCCGTTAACAGACATCGTCCCCCTTCAAGCCGGACAAACGACAACGTATGTGACGCAATATGCGATGGATGCACTTGAGCAAATCGGATTATTGAAATTTGATTTACTTGCCCTCAAAAATTTAACGATGGTTGAACAAATGATTCATAGCGTTGAACAGCGGACAGGCCATCGTTTACGTTTTGAAAACATGCCGCTCGATGACGAACAAACGTATGCGCTTTTCAGTCAAGGGGATACTTTTGGTGTGTTTCAGCTTGAGTCAGAAGGAATGAAGCGGGTGTTGCGCGAATTACAACCGACAACGTTTGAAGATATTGTAGCAGTAAACGCTTTATTTCGACCGGGACCGATGGAACAAATTCCAACATATATTTCCCGAAAACATGGGCGTGAGCCGATCGTTTACATGCATGATGATTTGCAATCGATTTTGCAATCAACATATGGAGTCATCGTGTATCAAGAACAAATTATGAAAATTGCTGAACAAATGGCACGCTTTTCGTTAGCAGAAGCCGATTTGTTACGTCGCGCAATAAGTAAAAAAGACGTTGGACAAATGGAAAAAGAGAAACAACGTTTTATTGAAGGGTGCATGCAAAATGGGTACGCTGCCCATATGGCAAACGAATTGTATGAGCTCATTGTTCGTTTTGCTGGTTATGGGTTTAACAGAAGCCATGCAGTAGCATATAGCTATATCGCATATATGCTTGCATATATCAAAGCGCATTATCCGCTCGATTTTTACGCTGTTTTATTAACAAATGTCATCGGACAAAAAGAAAAGATGATGCAATGTGTGCACGAACTTCGCAAAAAACGAATACGTTTGCTCCCTCCTTCCATCGGACGAAGTGAAGGGCATTTTACCGTTGATGGAAACGATATTCGTTTTGGATTGTTAGCGATTAAACAAGTAAGCTCCGCCTTTGTTAAACAAATAATTCGGGAGCGTCAAAGACAACCATTTTCCGATTTTTTTGATTTCGTTTCGCGACTACGTATCGAGCCTTCACAAAGAAAGATCGTCGAAGCGCTTATTTTTTCCGGCTGTTTTGACGAATTTCGTGTGGAGCGTGCAACCCTTTATGCAAGTATTGACGTGGCGCTTGAGCATGCCGAGTTTCTCACCTCTGATTTCGGCGTACGACCAAAATATGTTCATGCTGAACCGTTATCGCTCAGCGATCAATTGAAATACGAAAAGCAATGGCTTAACGTCTACGTTTCCCCTCATCCGGTTGAATCATTTGCCCATTTTTATTCAATGTGGGGAGCAAAACGTATGTACGAATGGGAAATAGAGAAAGCGAATGTTGGCAAAGTAATCGCATACGTTGAGGAGGTGACGAAAAAGCGGACAAAAAAAGGGGAAGAAATGGCGTTTGTGACGATTTGTGACGATAGCGATGAATGGTATGCGATCGCATTTCCAGCAGTTTATAGCCGATTTCATTCTTTATTGCAACAAGGAAGCGTGTTGTATATGGAAGGAAAAATAGAACAGCGATCGAATGGCTGGCATCTCATTGTACAACAAGCAAGGAAGCCGGTATGTGTTTATATGAAAATTGATGAACAGCACGCGTCACCAGTTGTATTGCAACAGTTAAAAGAAGTGTTAATCGCTCATCGCGGATATGCACCTGTCATTTTGTACTATGAAGCAGAACGAAAAAAAGTGCAGCTTTCTCATGAATATGCTGTGTCTCCGCACGATGAGTGCATTCATCAGCTAACGGCATTGCTGGGGGATGGGAATGTCGTTGTGAAATAA
- a CDS encoding YtrH family sporulation protein, whose product MEMKTAFLPAFIQSYFIALGVLVGGAFIGGFGAFLSGEPPLTMMYRFASSLKIWALIAAIGGTFDTFYSVERGFFQGETRDVIKQFLLILSATGGAQTGMTFIRWFTQEHGA is encoded by the coding sequence ATGGAGATGAAAACAGCGTTTTTGCCTGCTTTTATTCAAAGCTATTTCATCGCTTTAGGTGTGTTAGTTGGAGGGGCGTTCATCGGTGGATTTGGAGCTTTTTTATCTGGAGAACCACCGCTCACAATGATGTATCGTTTTGCAAGCAGTTTAAAAATTTGGGCTTTGATTGCAGCGATCGGAGGCACGTTTGATACGTTTTATAGCGTTGAACGTGGATTTTTCCAAGGAGAAACACGAGATGTCATTAAGCAATTTTTACTCATTTTATCAGCCACGGGCGGCGCACAAACAGGTATGACGTTTATTCGCTGGTTTACACAGGAGCATGGCGCATGA
- the ytrI gene encoding sporulation membrane protein YtrI, whose amino-acid sequence MRVPPYTRDPGWQRFFAGAAIGAIISWIVFLQIFGILQEKQVRQLNVQREIIAQLKHDLNIWQQDYIELNKENKKRLTIQSIDVKVINAQSYGIDTYTAFRIEEDIKKDIQHITAKDIETVYKSKELLKKAIENKTYVIDNRTYNLHIETILFFTNISIELKLKQQ is encoded by the coding sequence ATGAGAGTCCCACCGTATACACGCGATCCAGGATGGCAACGTTTTTTTGCTGGAGCGGCCATCGGAGCAATCATTAGTTGGATCGTTTTTTTACAAATTTTCGGTATTTTGCAAGAAAAACAAGTTCGCCAGCTCAACGTACAACGAGAAATCATCGCCCAGTTGAAACACGATTTAAACATTTGGCAACAAGATTACATCGAACTAAATAAAGAAAATAAAAAACGACTAACGATTCAATCAATTGATGTCAAAGTCATTAACGCACAATCATACGGCATCGATACGTACACAGCGTTTCGAATTGAAGAAGATATAAAAAAAGATATTCAACATATCACAGCGAAAGATATTGAAACAGTATATAAAAGTAAGGAGCTACTAAAAAAAGCGATTGAAAATAAAACATACGTGATCGACAATCGTACGTACAATCTTCATATCGAAACGATTTTATTTTTTACAAATATATCTATTGAACTAAAATTAAAGCAACAGTAG
- a CDS encoding DHH family phosphoesterase: MEQKVLEIIRHIQQFDTIIIHRHVRPDPDAYGSQGGLAELIKASFPEKHVYTVGKDEPSLEFLRKMDVIPDETYNDALVIVCDTANEERVCDQRYKLGKKIIKIDHHPNEDPYGDILWVDTNASSVSEMIYELYLVGKEHGLVLTKEAARLIYAGIVGDTGRFLFPSTNPKTFKYASELVEYGFSFVDLYDQLYRTKLSIAHLSGYVLQNFELSEHGVAHIILTKQLLKQYDATPSEASQLVSVLGNIEGIRAWVFFVEEDDQIRVRLRSRGPIVNEVAKKYRGGGHPLAAGASIYSWDEVEHVLADLNEVCQQQ, translated from the coding sequence ATGGAACAAAAGGTTTTGGAAATCATTCGTCATATTCAACAATTTGATACGATTATTATTCACCGTCACGTTCGACCAGATCCTGATGCGTACGGTTCGCAAGGGGGATTAGCAGAGCTTATTAAAGCGTCATTTCCAGAAAAGCACGTCTATACCGTTGGAAAAGATGAACCGTCGCTCGAATTTTTGCGTAAAATGGATGTGATCCCTGATGAAACGTATAACGACGCTCTTGTGATCGTTTGCGATACGGCAAATGAAGAACGAGTATGCGATCAACGTTATAAACTTGGAAAAAAGATTATTAAAATTGATCATCATCCAAATGAAGACCCGTATGGTGACATTTTATGGGTAGATACAAACGCTAGCTCGGTTAGTGAAATGATTTATGAGTTGTATTTAGTCGGAAAGGAACACGGTCTCGTTTTAACGAAAGAAGCAGCTCGACTAATTTACGCAGGAATTGTTGGGGATACAGGTCGTTTTCTTTTCCCAAGCACGAATCCAAAAACATTTAAATATGCAAGCGAATTAGTTGAATACGGATTTTCATTTGTCGACTTGTATGATCAGTTGTATCGTACAAAGCTATCTATTGCGCATTTAAGCGGATATGTGTTGCAAAATTTTGAACTATCCGAACACGGAGTGGCTCATATTATATTAACGAAACAATTATTAAAACAATATGATGCAACACCATCAGAGGCTTCGCAGCTTGTCAGCGTGCTTGGAAATATTGAAGGAATACGAGCATGGGTGTTTTTTGTGGAAGAAGATGATCAAATTCGCGTCCGTCTTCGTTCAAGAGGTCCGATCGTCAACGAAGTTGCAAAAAAATATCGAGGCGGTGGCCATCCACTAGCAGCAGGAGCGTCCATTTATTCGTGGGACGAAGTGGAACACGTGTTGGCAGATTTAAACGAAGTATGTCAGCAACAGTAG
- a CDS encoding YtpI family protein, producing the protein MPIFVILIIFSLSFYLYYKIKYFRSKRPMERKWISAKSSIALGSFVFFFAINQFFIHRSTVSLIVGIVFLFVGAGSIWGGYRAHRYYFPLAVKEAEELK; encoded by the coding sequence ATGCCGATATTTGTTATACTTATCATCTTTTCACTTTCGTTTTATTTGTATTACAAAATCAAATATTTCCGCAGCAAACGGCCGATGGAGCGCAAATGGATTAGTGCCAAATCGAGCATTGCGCTTGGCTCATTTGTATTTTTCTTTGCGATCAATCAATTTTTTATTCATCGTTCAACTGTCTCCCTTATCGTTGGCATCGTCTTTCTTTTCGTTGGTGCAGGAAGCATATGGGGAGGTTATCGTGCCCATCGCTACTATTTTCCACTTGCAGTAAAAGAAGCGGAGGAACTAAAATAG
- a CDS encoding CBS domain-containing protein — MTITKHEQILQYIESLPVGEKISVRQIAKEMGVSEGTAYRAIKDAETKGYVSTIERVGTIRIEQKKKENIEKLTYAEVVNIVDGQVLGGKEGLHKTLNKFVIGAMKLEAMMRYTGAGNLLIVGNRTKAHELALEAGAGVLITGGFDTEEHVKKLADERQLPIISTSYDTFTVATMINRAIYDQLIKKEIVLVEDILTPFEKTAYLYVTDQVERWYELNRETKHSRFPVIDQQLKVQGIVTAKDVMGYERDVLIEKVMTKHPITVSGKTSVASASHMMVWEGIEVLPVVDEYNRLQGIISRQDVLKALQMVQRQPQIGETIDDIVTTQFLTETVDGVFRCNITPQMTNHLGTLSYGVFTTIVTEAATRALRLHKRGDLVVENITIYFIKPVQIDSVIDIKPKLLEIGRKFGKVDVEVFNEGTLVGKALMMCQLLERQ, encoded by the coding sequence TTGACGATTACGAAGCACGAACAAATTTTACAATATATTGAAAGCTTACCGGTCGGAGAAAAAATCTCTGTTCGCCAAATTGCTAAAGAAATGGGAGTAAGCGAAGGGACAGCTTATCGGGCTATTAAAGATGCTGAAACAAAAGGGTATGTAAGCACGATTGAGCGAGTCGGAACGATTCGGATTGAACAAAAAAAGAAAGAAAATATTGAAAAGTTGACGTATGCCGAAGTTGTCAATATCGTTGATGGGCAAGTGCTCGGAGGAAAAGAAGGATTACATAAAACGTTAAATAAATTCGTGATCGGTGCGATGAAGCTTGAAGCGATGATGCGATATACAGGGGCAGGAAATTTGTTGATTGTCGGAAACCGAACAAAAGCGCACGAATTAGCGCTTGAAGCAGGAGCGGGCGTTCTCATCACAGGTGGTTTTGATACAGAAGAACATGTAAAAAAACTAGCGGATGAGCGCCAGTTGCCGATTATTTCGACAAGTTATGATACGTTCACGGTTGCGACAATGATTAACCGTGCCATTTATGACCAGTTGATTAAAAAAGAGATTGTTCTCGTTGAAGATATTTTGACGCCATTTGAAAAAACAGCATATTTGTATGTGACAGATCAAGTCGAACGGTGGTATGAGCTCAATCGTGAAACGAAGCATAGTCGTTTTCCGGTCATCGATCAACAATTAAAAGTGCAAGGGATTGTGACTGCAAAAGATGTGATGGGCTATGAACGTGACGTGCTCATCGAGAAAGTGATGACGAAACATCCGATCACGGTAAGCGGAAAAACGTCAGTCGCTTCTGCTTCGCATATGATGGTGTGGGAAGGAATTGAAGTGTTGCCGGTCGTCGACGAATATAATCGACTGCAAGGAATTATTAGCCGTCAAGACGTATTAAAGGCATTACAAATGGTGCAACGTCAACCGCAAATTGGTGAGACGATCGATGATATTGTCACAACTCAGTTTTTAACTGAAACGGTTGACGGCGTTTTCCGCTGCAACATTACTCCACAAATGACGAACCATTTAGGGACGTTATCATATGGGGTATTTACAACAATTGTAACTGAAGCAGCGACTCGTGCGCTTCGCTTACATAAACGAGGTGACCTCGTCGTAGAAAACATCACCATTTATTTTATTAAACCTGTCCAAATTGATAGCGTCATCGACATTAAACCGAAGCTATTAGAAATAGGTCGTAAGTTTGGGAAGGTTGACGTCGAAGTGTTTAATGAAGGGACGCTTGTCGGAAAGGCGTTAATGATGTGTCAGTTGCTTGAACGACAATAA
- a CDS encoding metal-dependent hydrolase, translating into MKLTYHGHSVVKMETNGKTIFIDPFITGNPMTDLKAEDVHVDVILLTHGHNDHVGDTVALAKRNDALVIAPYELATYLSWKGVRVHPMHIGGSFTFDFGKVKLTQAFHGSSYVEEDETIVYTGMPSGILFHAEGKTIYHAGDTALFSDMKVIGEMNDIDVAFLPIGDNFTMGPEDAAVAAKWLKAKIVVPIHYNTFPVIQQDPQQFVAMIEGVGRVLHVGESIEL; encoded by the coding sequence ATGAAGCTGACTTATCACGGCCATTCTGTCGTTAAAATGGAGACGAACGGAAAAACGATTTTCATTGACCCATTTATTACGGGTAACCCAATGACAGATTTAAAAGCAGAAGACGTTCACGTGGATGTGATTTTATTAACGCATGGTCATAATGATCATGTCGGTGATACCGTTGCATTAGCAAAACGGAACGACGCCCTTGTCATTGCTCCGTATGAATTAGCAACTTATTTAAGCTGGAAAGGTGTTCGTGTTCATCCGATGCATATCGGTGGATCGTTTACGTTTGACTTTGGGAAGGTTAAATTGACGCAAGCGTTTCACGGTTCTAGCTACGTTGAAGAAGACGAAACGATCGTGTACACAGGTATGCCAAGTGGCATTTTGTTTCATGCCGAAGGAAAAACGATTTATCATGCCGGAGATACAGCTTTGTTTTCCGATATGAAGGTCATTGGAGAAATGAATGACATTGATGTGGCATTTTTACCAATCGGAGACAATTTTACAATGGGACCAGAAGATGCAGCTGTTGCAGCGAAATGGTTGAAAGCGAAAATAGTTGTTCCTATTCATTACAATACATTCCCTGTCATTCAACAAGATCCACAACAATTTGTAGCGATGATTGAGGGAGTCGGTCGCGTCTTACATGTTGGTGAGAGCATTGAACTGTGA
- a CDS encoding M24 family metallopeptidase, with the protein MMERISKLQQKLKDANGSWAFITSTANVFYFSGFYSNPHERLLAVVIFPNDEPFLICPEMDANQARQAGWAYTIVSYDDVHHPWHMLRDELNRRNVQTERIGIETSHMTVSRLEQLQSCFSHASFFDLTDTLHELRMTKDEKELQTLRQAAELADFGVDVGVRALKEGKTELDIIATIEYELKKRGVRAMAFDTMVLTGTNSAHPHGVPGMNRIQPGDFVLFDLGVVLDGYCSDITRTVVFGKPTEQQKRIYDVVFQAQQEAIHACQIGASIGSIDKAARSRIEQEGYGAYFPHRIGHGLGIDVHEYPSMNATNTMPLQAGMVFTIEPGIYVPSVGGVRIEDDIYMTDKGPLLLTTYPKELQII; encoded by the coding sequence ATGATGGAGCGAATAAGCAAACTCCAACAAAAACTGAAAGATGCAAACGGATCATGGGCATTTATTACATCAACGGCAAATGTTTTTTATTTTAGCGGCTTTTATAGCAATCCACATGAACGACTACTAGCCGTTGTGATCTTCCCGAATGACGAACCGTTTCTCATCTGTCCAGAAATGGATGCCAATCAAGCTAGACAAGCCGGTTGGGCATATACGATCGTCAGCTATGATGATGTGCATCATCCTTGGCATATGTTGCGCGATGAGCTAAATAGACGAAACGTACAAACGGAACGAATTGGTATTGAAACATCTCATATGACGGTAAGCCGTCTCGAGCAACTGCAATCATGCTTTTCACATGCATCGTTTTTCGATTTAACCGATACGCTTCATGAACTACGAATGACAAAAGATGAAAAAGAGTTGCAAACGCTTCGACAAGCAGCAGAATTAGCTGATTTCGGTGTCGATGTCGGTGTCCGTGCCTTAAAAGAAGGAAAAACGGAATTGGACATCATCGCTACCATTGAGTACGAATTAAAAAAACGAGGGGTGCGCGCCATGGCGTTTGATACGATGGTACTTACCGGAACAAATAGCGCACATCCTCATGGTGTTCCAGGAATGAATCGCATCCAACCGGGTGATTTTGTTTTGTTCGATCTCGGTGTCGTACTGGACGGATACTGTTCTGATATTACGCGTACCGTCGTATTTGGAAAGCCTACTGAACAACAAAAGCGAATATACGACGTCGTCTTCCAAGCGCAACAAGAAGCTATTCATGCATGTCAAATTGGTGCATCCATCGGAAGCATTGACAAGGCAGCTCGTTCACGAATTGAACAAGAAGGATACGGAGCGTATTTTCCGCACCGAATCGGACATGGGCTCGGTATTGATGTTCATGAATATCCGTCGATGAACGCAACAAATACCATGCCACTTCAAGCGGGAATGGTATTTACGATTGAGCCTGGTATTTACGTTCCTTCCGTCGGTGGCGTACGTATTGAAGATGACATTTATATGACCGACAAAGGACCGCTTCTTTTAACGACATATCCAAAAGAACTACAAATCATATAG
- a CDS encoding SDR family oxidoreductase has protein sequence MRHAIVTAGTKGLGKKVTERFLDKGYAVTVHYRSDIQAVEALKEAYRHCHDRLHFVQGDVTNKEDLVRLVDEAFATFGRIDYLIHNAGPYIFERKKLADYTDDEWYEMIEGNLSAMFHLFKRVVPIMRNQRFGRIVTYGFQGADHAPGWMYRSAFSAAKVGLVSLTKTIALEEAEYGITANMVCPGNIIGEMKEATIAYARQMKDDMTPIGRSGTGEDIARVVEFLCDDLSDMITGTVIEVTGGLDVIHRYRK, from the coding sequence GTGAGACATGCCATTGTAACAGCAGGAACGAAAGGACTTGGCAAAAAAGTAACGGAACGCTTTTTAGACAAAGGCTATGCTGTCACTGTTCATTACCGAAGCGACATACAAGCTGTTGAAGCGTTGAAAGAAGCGTATCGTCACTGTCATGATCGGCTTCATTTTGTGCAAGGGGATGTGACGAATAAAGAAGATTTAGTTCGTCTCGTAGATGAAGCGTTTGCTACATTCGGTCGCATCGATTATTTAATTCATAATGCAGGCCCTTACATATTTGAACGAAAAAAATTAGCTGATTATACGGATGATGAATGGTATGAAATGATTGAAGGAAATTTAAGTGCGATGTTTCATTTATTTAAGCGAGTTGTACCAATTATGCGGAATCAACGTTTCGGACGCATTGTGACGTACGGTTTTCAAGGGGCGGATCATGCGCCAGGATGGATGTATCGATCAGCGTTTAGCGCAGCAAAAGTGGGGCTTGTCTCATTAACAAAAACGATTGCACTTGAAGAAGCAGAATACGGCATTACAGCGAATATGGTTTGTCCGGGAAATATTATTGGGGAAATGAAAGAAGCAACGATTGCATATGCTCGTCAGATGAAAGACGACATGACGCCAATTGGCCGGTCAGGGACAGGGGAAGATATTGCGCGCGTTGTCGAGTTTTTATGTGATGATCTTTCCGATATGATTACTGGAACAGTCATTGAAGTGACAGGAGGGCTTGATGTTATTCATCGTTATCGAAAATAG
- a CDS encoding universal stress protein, with amino-acid sequence MYKYKKILVAVDGSKEAEWAFKKAIEIAKRNDASLVLSHIIDVRSFATIEAYDRTVAERAEKFAKELLQSYEKQAVDAGVKEVVTDIEYGSPKVKISKEVAPKYEVDLIVCGATGMSAVERFFIGSVSEHITRYAKCDVLVVRTPEQTEA; translated from the coding sequence ATGTACAAGTACAAAAAAATTTTAGTAGCAGTCGACGGCTCAAAAGAAGCAGAATGGGCGTTTAAAAAAGCAATTGAAATTGCTAAACGGAACGATGCTTCACTCGTTCTTTCGCACATTATCGACGTTCGTTCATTCGCGACGATCGAAGCATACGATCGAACAGTGGCAGAACGAGCGGAAAAATTCGCAAAAGAATTGTTGCAATCATACGAAAAGCAAGCAGTCGATGCGGGCGTGAAAGAAGTCGTCACAGATATTGAGTACGGTTCCCCAAAAGTAAAAATTTCGAAAGAAGTCGCTCCGAAATATGAAGTAGATTTAATTGTTTGTGGCGCCACAGGAATGAGCGCTGTGGAACGATTTTTCATCGGAAGCGTTTCCGAACATATTACAAGATATGCGAAATGCGACGTACTCGTCGTACGCACACCTGAACAAACAGAGGCATAA